In Pseudonocardia sp. C8, one genomic interval encodes:
- a CDS encoding acyl-CoA dehydrogenase family protein, whose translation MARLAQTAGLTDIQQEILSTVRSFVDKEIIPHATALEHEDAYPQDIVDGMKEMGLFGLMIPEEYGGLGESLLTYALVVEEIARGWMSVSGVINTHFIVAYMLRQHGTQAQKERYLPKMATGETRGSFSMSEPDLGSDVAAIKTRAVQDGDDYVIDGAKMWLTNGGTSNLTAVLVKTDEGAEKAHQNLTTFLVEKPVGYGEVAPGLIVPGKIDKMGYKGVDTTEMVFKGHRISGEQILGGERGKGFAHMMDGVEVGRVNVAARACGIAIRAFELGVEYAQQRSTFGKPIVQHQAIAFKIAEMATKVEAAHLMMVNAARLKDRGERNDVEAGMAKMLASEYCKEVTEEAFRIHGGYGYSKEYEIERLMREAPFLLIGEGTSEIQKTIISKGLLRDYKLR comes from the coding sequence ATGGCCCGGCTCGCCCAGACCGCCGGCTTGACCGACATCCAGCAGGAGATCCTCTCCACCGTCCGCTCGTTCGTGGACAAGGAGATCATCCCGCACGCCACGGCGCTGGAGCACGAGGACGCCTACCCGCAGGACATCGTCGACGGGATGAAGGAGATGGGGCTGTTCGGCCTCATGATCCCGGAGGAGTACGGCGGCCTCGGCGAGTCGCTGCTGACCTACGCGCTGGTCGTCGAGGAGATCGCGCGCGGTTGGATGAGCGTCTCCGGTGTGATCAACACGCACTTCATCGTCGCCTACATGCTCCGCCAGCACGGCACGCAGGCGCAGAAGGAGCGCTACCTGCCGAAGATGGCCACGGGCGAGACCCGCGGCTCGTTCTCGATGTCCGAGCCGGACCTGGGCTCGGACGTCGCCGCGATCAAGACCAGGGCCGTGCAGGACGGTGACGACTACGTCATCGACGGCGCGAAGATGTGGCTGACCAACGGCGGCACGTCGAACCTGACCGCGGTGCTGGTCAAGACCGACGAGGGCGCCGAGAAGGCGCACCAGAACCTGACGACGTTCCTGGTCGAGAAGCCGGTGGGCTACGGCGAGGTCGCGCCCGGCCTCATCGTGCCCGGCAAGATCGACAAGATGGGCTACAAGGGCGTGGACACCACCGAGATGGTGTTCAAGGGCCACCGGATCTCCGGCGAGCAGATCCTCGGCGGGGAGCGCGGCAAGGGCTTCGCCCACATGATGGACGGCGTCGAGGTCGGCCGGGTCAACGTCGCCGCCCGCGCGTGCGGCATCGCGATCCGTGCCTTCGAGCTCGGTGTCGAGTACGCCCAGCAGCGCTCCACGTTCGGCAAGCCGATCGTGCAGCACCAGGCCATCGCGTTCAAGATCGCCGAGATGGCGACCAAGGTCGAGGCCGCGCACCTGATGATGGTCAACGCGGCCCGGCTGAAGGACCGCGGTGAGCGCAACGACGTCGAGGCGGGCATGGCCAAGATGCTCGCCTCGGAGTACTGCAAGGAGGTCACCGAGGAGGCGTTCCGCATCCACGGCGGCTACGGCTACTCCAAGGAGTACGAGATCGAGCGGCTCATGCGCGAGGCGCCGTTCCTGCTCATCGGCGAGGGCACCTCGGAGATCCAGAAGACGATCATCTCGAAGGGCCTGCTGCGCGACTACAAGCTGCGGTAG
- a CDS encoding NUDIX hydrolase, translated as MTDSSRHVACVGGILFDPDGRLLLVRRANDPGRGLWSVPGGRVEPGEDDHAAVVRELAEETGLTVRPGRLVGVVHRGPYRIADYLCAVAPGSAAVPCPGDDADDARFVDRAAYAVLPVVDGLTETLRGWDCLPRI; from the coding sequence ATGACCGACAGTAGCCGACACGTCGCCTGCGTGGGTGGAATCCTGTTCGACCCGGACGGCCGATTGCTCTTGGTGCGCAGGGCGAACGATCCCGGGCGGGGCCTCTGGTCCGTGCCGGGGGGCCGGGTCGAGCCGGGTGAGGACGACCACGCCGCGGTCGTCCGCGAGCTGGCCGAGGAGACCGGGCTCACCGTCCGCCCGGGACGGCTCGTCGGCGTGGTGCACCGCGGGCCGTACCGGATCGCGGACTACCTGTGCGCCGTCGCTCCGGGCTCGGCCGCGGTCCCGTGCCCCGGCGACGACGCGGACGACGCCCGCTTCGTCGACCGCGCCGCCTACGCCGTCCTCCCGGTGGTCGACGGCCTCACCGAGACCCTGCGCGGCTGGGACTGCCTGCCCCGCATCTGA
- a CDS encoding MarR family winged helix-turn-helix transcriptional regulator: MEETVGAPEREGPGRRRVVPSPAELASWRSFLRAHAGITKQLESELEDEQQISLATYDVLVQLAEAPGRRLRMTELADAVLLSRSGVTRLVDRLERIGLVSRAKVAADGRGVTARLTDAGYERLRIAATTHLRGIRRHFAERLDPDDLADLERICRKLIP; the protein is encoded by the coding sequence ATGGAGGAGACGGTCGGCGCCCCGGAACGCGAGGGCCCGGGGCGGCGGCGCGTCGTCCCGAGCCCCGCCGAGCTCGCGTCCTGGCGTTCGTTCCTGCGCGCCCACGCCGGCATCACCAAGCAGCTCGAGAGCGAGCTCGAGGACGAGCAGCAGATCTCCCTGGCGACCTACGACGTGCTGGTCCAGCTCGCCGAGGCACCGGGACGCCGGCTGCGGATGACCGAGCTGGCCGACGCGGTCCTGCTGTCCCGGTCCGGGGTGACCCGCCTGGTGGACCGGCTGGAACGGATCGGCCTGGTCTCCCGGGCGAAGGTGGCCGCCGACGGGCGCGGGGTCACCGCCCGGCTGACCGACGCCGGCTACGAACGGCTGCGGATCGCGGCGACCACCCACCTGCGGGGGATCCGGCGGCACTTCGCCGAGCGGCTCGACCCCGACGACCTGGCCGACCTCGAACGGATCTGCCGCAAGCTCATCCCCTGA
- a CDS encoding DUF1003 domain-containing protein, giving the protein MPEAGGGRRLDQPRVGRRRFEVDPDGFARLSERIARFLGTGRFLAMQTIVVVVWIVLNLVGWWGRWDPYPFILLNLAFSTQAAYAAPLILLAQNRQDDRDRVALDEDRRRAERTKADTEFLARELAALRLAVGETASRDYLRGELEKLSERLDDAVARAAAGSGPPPADRKQPRKRERFRG; this is encoded by the coding sequence GTGCCTGAGGCCGGTGGAGGACGGCGGCTGGACCAGCCGCGGGTGGGGCGGCGCCGCTTCGAGGTCGATCCGGACGGCTTCGCCCGGCTGTCCGAGCGGATCGCCCGCTTCCTCGGGACGGGCCGGTTCCTGGCCATGCAGACCATCGTCGTGGTGGTGTGGATCGTGCTGAACCTGGTCGGCTGGTGGGGCCGGTGGGACCCGTACCCGTTCATCCTGCTGAACCTGGCGTTCTCGACCCAGGCCGCGTACGCGGCACCGCTGATCCTGCTGGCGCAGAACCGGCAGGACGACCGGGACCGGGTCGCGCTGGACGAGGACCGGCGCCGGGCCGAGCGGACGAAGGCCGACACCGAGTTCCTGGCCCGGGAGCTGGCCGCGCTGCGGCTCGCCGTCGGGGAGACGGCGAGCCGGGACTACCTGCGCGGCGAGCTGGAGAAGCTGTCCGAGCGGCTGGACGACGCGGTGGCCCGGGCCGCCGCCGGCAGCGGCCCGCCACCGGCGGACCGCAAGCAGCCCCGGAAGCGGGAACGCTTCAGGGGATGA
- a CDS encoding methyltransferase domain-containing protein, with product MSGGTRQGEEIRPSTVHRAYGRGASGYDAYVGTIPGYRTHLRVSASRMGLGDGPGLRLLDIGCGTGISTEALLTTVKGAEVVAVDASTEMLAVARRKNWSPRVTFVHARLETLAEAGIEGPFDGILASFLVSNLPDAEHGLRRLLSLLAPGAPLAVHDYAVGGARGKARWTTANWTYLLPMASIRWGVPDLARYRMKRVGGAGGPEQMVHRMKRAGFDDVRVQTVGGPLQHVVHTFLGRRPDEPDVVGERQARAAPAAEPDAAGAGELDEGGPGDPGYADELPAEVRDGSADSADSAGADPDGRAGPDDPDDRRSGDPDDRRSPGDPADRPRGGGVTRSGEGGDDPPTPPSGTPAV from the coding sequence GTGAGCGGCGGCACCCGGCAGGGCGAGGAGATCCGGCCCTCGACCGTGCACCGGGCCTACGGGCGCGGCGCGAGCGGCTACGACGCCTACGTCGGCACGATCCCCGGGTACCGGACCCACCTGCGGGTCTCGGCGTCCCGGATGGGGCTCGGTGACGGCCCCGGCCTGCGGCTGCTCGACATCGGGTGCGGCACCGGCATCTCGACGGAGGCCCTGCTGACCACGGTCAAGGGCGCCGAGGTCGTCGCGGTCGACGCCTCCACCGAGATGCTCGCGGTGGCCCGCCGGAAGAACTGGTCGCCGCGGGTGACGTTCGTGCACGCCCGGCTGGAGACCCTCGCCGAGGCCGGCATCGAGGGCCCGTTCGACGGGATCCTCGCCTCGTTCCTGGTGTCGAACCTGCCCGACGCCGAGCACGGGCTCCGGCGGCTGCTGTCGCTGCTGGCGCCGGGAGCCCCGCTGGCCGTGCACGACTACGCCGTCGGCGGGGCCCGCGGGAAGGCCCGCTGGACGACGGCGAACTGGACCTACCTGCTGCCGATGGCGTCGATCCGCTGGGGTGTCCCGGACCTGGCCCGCTACCGGATGAAGCGGGTCGGGGGTGCGGGCGGGCCCGAGCAGATGGTGCACCGGATGAAGCGGGCCGGGTTCGACGACGTCCGGGTGCAGACCGTCGGCGGGCCGCTGCAGCACGTCGTGCACACCTTTCTCGGGCGCCGCCCGGACGAGCCGGACGTCGTGGGGGAGCGGCAGGCGAGGGCCGCACCGGCCGCCGAGCCGGATGCCGCCGGCGCGGGGGAGCTCGACGAGGGCGGCCCGGGGGACCCCGGCTACGCCGACGAGCTCCCGGCGGAGGTCCGGGACGGCAGCGCCGATTCCGCCGATTCCGCCGGCGCCGACCCGGACGGCCGCGCCGGCCCGGACGACCCCGACGACCGGCGCTCCGGCGACCCCGACGACCGGCGCTCCCCAGGCGACCCGGCCGACCGGCCCCGCGGCGGCGGGGTGACCCGGTCGGGGGAGGGCGGCGACGACCCGCCCACCCCGCCGTCCGGCACCCCGGCGGTCTGA
- a CDS encoding PhzF family phenazine biosynthesis protein — MSEPRSDLPDGPDGDTGHVPVPDPLRYDVVDVFTDRPYAGNPLAVVHGAEALSTARMQAIAAEFNLSETTFPLPPTGDGDECADYRVRIFTPKRELPFAGHPSVGTAWVLARDGVIGHGDRVQECGAGLLPVHVDGTGARVEGGAPSVGAELDAVRLAAALGLGPEDVDGAAVPGIAGAGTDFAILLVRPDAVARAVPDPAALAAATGGAATGLLVAAVDAAAERVHARMFGIGIGVPEDPATGSAAVALGVFLADRGLVGDDGDHTFVVTQGVEMGRPSTLHAGVRTAGGRAVATWVGGTVAAVATGSLTPPPETG; from the coding sequence GTGAGCGAGCCCCGCAGCGACCTCCCCGACGGACCGGACGGCGACACCGGGCACGTGCCAGTCCCCGACCCCCTCCGCTACGACGTCGTCGACGTCTTCACCGACCGCCCCTACGCGGGCAACCCGCTGGCCGTCGTGCACGGCGCCGAGGCGCTCTCCACGGCCCGGATGCAGGCCATCGCGGCCGAGTTCAACCTGTCGGAGACCACGTTCCCGCTGCCACCGACCGGCGACGGCGACGAGTGCGCCGACTACCGGGTGCGGATCTTCACCCCGAAGCGGGAGCTGCCGTTCGCCGGGCACCCGAGCGTCGGCACCGCGTGGGTGCTCGCCCGCGACGGCGTGATCGGCCACGGCGACCGCGTCCAGGAGTGCGGGGCCGGGCTGCTGCCGGTCCACGTCGACGGCACCGGTGCCCGCGTCGAGGGCGGCGCCCCGTCGGTCGGCGCGGAGCTGGACGCGGTCCGGCTGGCGGCCGCGCTCGGCCTCGGCCCGGAGGACGTCGACGGCGCCGCCGTGCCCGGGATCGCCGGTGCCGGCACGGACTTCGCGATCCTGCTGGTGCGCCCGGACGCCGTCGCCCGCGCCGTGCCGGACCCGGCAGCGCTGGCCGCGGCGACCGGCGGGGCGGCGACCGGGCTGCTGGTCGCCGCCGTCGACGCCGCCGCCGAGCGGGTGCACGCCCGGATGTTCGGCATCGGGATCGGCGTCCCCGAGGACCCGGCGACCGGGTCGGCGGCCGTCGCGCTGGGCGTGTTCCTGGCCGACCGCGGCCTGGTCGGCGACGACGGCGACCACACGTTCGTCGTCACCCAGGGCGTCGAGATGGGACGGCCCTCGACGCTGCACGCGGGCGTGCGCACCGCGGGCGGCCGGGCCGTCGCCACCTGGGTCGGCGGGACCGTCGCCGCCGTGGCCACAGGTTCCCTCACCCCGCCTCCCGAAACCGGGTGA
- a CDS encoding MaoC family dehydratase, with product MQFGRYYEEFEVGAVYRHWPGKTVTEYDDHLFCLLTMNHHPLHMDAHYAGETTDFGKNVVVGNYIYSLLLGMSVPDISGKAIANLEVESLKHVKPTFHGDTIYGETEVLDKTESKSKDDRGVVYVETRGYNQDGTVVCTFRRKVMVPKRSYGEARGGEQPGRPTPKV from the coding sequence GTGCAGTTCGGGCGCTACTACGAGGAGTTCGAGGTCGGTGCGGTGTACAGGCACTGGCCCGGCAAGACGGTCACCGAGTACGACGACCACCTGTTCTGCCTGCTCACGATGAACCACCACCCGCTGCACATGGACGCGCACTACGCGGGCGAGACGACCGACTTCGGCAAGAACGTCGTGGTCGGCAACTACATCTACTCGCTGCTGCTGGGCATGTCGGTGCCGGACATCTCCGGCAAGGCGATCGCGAACCTCGAGGTCGAGTCGCTCAAGCACGTCAAGCCGACCTTCCACGGGGACACGATCTACGGCGAGACCGAGGTCCTGGACAAGACCGAGTCGAAGTCGAAGGACGACCGCGGCGTGGTGTACGTCGAGACCCGCGGCTACAACCAGGACGGCACCGTCGTCTGCACCTTCCGCCGGAAGGTGATGGTGCCGAAGCGGTCCTACGGCGAGGCCCGCGGCGGCGAGCAGCCCGGGCGTCCGACGCCGAAGGTCTGA
- a CDS encoding general stress protein gives MTNPFGGQARPAPGLPQLPTPPTGWPVGSYATYEEAQRAVDHLADSDFPVRDVTIVGVDLMLVERVIGRLTWGRVLASGAASGAWLGLFVGLLLSLFSPDGSFLPILVGLGSGAVFGLVFAAVGYGASKGRRDFQSASQMVAGRYDVLCEPRNAEQAREMLAKLAMGGPGGGF, from the coding sequence ATGACCAACCCCTTCGGCGGCCAGGCTCGGCCGGCACCGGGCCTGCCCCAGCTGCCCACCCCGCCGACCGGGTGGCCGGTGGGCTCCTACGCCACCTACGAGGAGGCGCAGCGGGCCGTCGACCACCTCGCCGACTCCGACTTCCCGGTGCGCGACGTGACGATCGTCGGCGTCGACCTCATGCTGGTGGAACGCGTGATCGGCCGGCTGACCTGGGGCCGGGTCCTGGCCTCCGGCGCGGCCTCCGGCGCCTGGCTGGGCCTGTTCGTCGGCCTGCTGCTGTCGCTGTTCTCGCCGGACGGCAGCTTCCTGCCGATCCTGGTCGGGCTCGGCTCCGGCGCGGTGTTCGGCCTGGTCTTCGCCGCGGTCGGCTACGGCGCCAGCAAGGGACGGCGGGACTTCCAGTCCGCCAGCCAGATGGTCGCCGGCCGCTACGACGTCCTGTGCGAGCCCCGCAACGCCGAGCAGGCCCGCGAGATGCTCGCCAAGCTCGCGATGGGCGGGCCCGGCGGGGGTTTCTGA
- a CDS encoding PH domain-containing protein, with protein sequence MLAPREIDEYLLPTERRVIRVRQHWAVMFKHIWQTAVFILLVVGVEQYMDGSTTAAVDVLVDNLAFYLVLVAVLRFTALTILWWVERIVITDKRVMIAQGIIVHNVGMMPLGKVTDLTFQRSLSGRILGYGTMVVESAGQIQALNRIDYMPRPEEIYEALSELVFGEKGKTRATGALAKPRWRR encoded by the coding sequence GTGCTCGCGCCCCGGGAGATCGACGAGTACCTGCTCCCCACGGAGCGGCGGGTCATCCGTGTGCGCCAGCACTGGGCCGTCATGTTCAAGCACATCTGGCAGACGGCGGTGTTCATCCTCCTCGTCGTCGGCGTCGAGCAGTACATGGACGGCTCGACGACGGCCGCCGTCGACGTCCTCGTCGACAACCTCGCCTTCTACCTGGTGCTGGTGGCGGTCCTGCGGTTCACCGCGCTCACGATCCTCTGGTGGGTCGAGCGCATCGTGATCACCGACAAGCGGGTGATGATCGCGCAGGGGATCATCGTCCACAACGTCGGCATGATGCCGCTCGGCAAGGTCACCGACCTGACCTTCCAGCGCTCGCTGTCCGGCCGGATACTCGGCTACGGGACGATGGTGGTCGAGTCGGCGGGTCAGATCCAGGCGCTCAACCGGATCGACTACATGCCCCGGCCGGAGGAGATCTACGAGGCGCTCTCCGAGCTGGTGTTCGGGGAGAAGGGCAAGACCCGCGCCACCGGCGCGCTCGCCAAGCCGCGCTGGCGGCGCTGA
- a CDS encoding magnesium transporter MgtE N-terminal domain-containing protein: protein MASARVFVARMAGLAVLGPDGEHIGKVRDVVVSLRVDSRPPRVLGLVVDLSARRSIFVPMLRVADVAPSAVTLASGSVNLRGFDKRPNETLVLGELLNSTVTVRESGAEGVVVDVAIEPARTRDRVVTRVAVRFRRTRLSRRARVEVYAWEAVSGLDVAATQGADRLLAVFDTMRPADVAAALSRLPDERQRQVVDALDDERLADVFEELSEADQRELLTYLGHDRAADVLEAMSPDDAADLLGELSDDEAGRLLELMEPGESEPVRRLMRYEWDTAGGLMTPEPITLAPDATVAEALARVRNPEVPPALASMVFVVRPPTATPTGRYLGCVHAQQLLRAAPFELVAGMVDTELPQLGPEVGLGEVTRWFASYNLVAGPVVDAENHLLGAVTVDDVLDHLLPQGWRDRDLAPADGHRAGGDGSGNGSTDGSTDGSGDGGSGDGASDAGVRGA from the coding sequence ATGGCCTCGGCACGGGTGTTCGTCGCGCGGATGGCGGGCCTGGCCGTGCTCGGCCCGGACGGCGAGCACATCGGGAAGGTCCGCGACGTCGTCGTGTCGCTGCGGGTCGACAGCCGCCCGCCCCGGGTGCTGGGCCTGGTCGTGGACCTGTCCGCGCGGCGCAGCATATTCGTGCCGATGCTCCGGGTGGCCGACGTGGCGCCCTCGGCGGTGACCCTCGCGAGCGGGTCGGTGAACCTGCGCGGCTTCGACAAGCGCCCCAACGAGACCCTGGTGCTGGGCGAGCTGCTGAACTCGACGGTCACCGTGCGCGAGTCCGGGGCTGAGGGGGTCGTCGTCGACGTCGCGATCGAACCGGCCCGCACCCGGGACCGGGTCGTGACCCGGGTCGCGGTGCGGTTCCGCCGGACCCGGCTCTCGCGGCGGGCGCGGGTCGAGGTGTACGCGTGGGAGGCCGTGTCCGGCCTGGACGTCGCCGCCACCCAGGGCGCCGACCGGCTGCTCGCGGTGTTCGACACGATGCGGCCCGCCGACGTGGCGGCGGCCCTGTCCCGGCTGCCCGACGAGCGCCAGCGGCAGGTCGTCGACGCCCTCGACGACGAGCGCCTCGCCGACGTCTTCGAGGAGCTGTCCGAGGCCGACCAGCGCGAGCTGCTGACCTACCTGGGCCACGACCGGGCGGCCGACGTGCTGGAGGCGATGAGCCCGGACGACGCCGCCGACCTGCTCGGCGAGCTGTCCGACGACGAGGCCGGCCGGCTGCTGGAGCTCATGGAGCCCGGCGAGTCGGAGCCGGTGCGCCGGCTGATGCGCTACGAGTGGGACACCGCGGGCGGCCTGATGACCCCGGAGCCGATCACCCTGGCGCCGGACGCGACGGTCGCGGAGGCCCTGGCCCGGGTCCGCAACCCGGAGGTGCCGCCCGCGCTGGCGTCGATGGTGTTCGTCGTCCGGCCACCGACGGCCACCCCGACCGGGCGCTACCTCGGGTGCGTGCACGCCCAGCAGCTGCTGCGGGCGGCGCCGTTCGAGCTGGTGGCCGGGATGGTGGACACCGAGCTGCCGCAGCTCGGGCCCGAGGTCGGGCTCGGCGAGGTGACCCGCTGGTTCGCCTCCTACAACCTCGTGGCCGGCCCGGTCGTGGACGCCGAGAACCACCTGCTCGGCGCGGTCACCGTCGACGACGTGCTGGACCACCTGCTGCCGCAGGGCTGGCGGGACCGCGACCTCGCGCCCGCCGACGGGCACCGCGCCGGCGGGGACGGCAGCGGGAACGGCAGCACGGACGGCAGCACGGACGGCAGCGGGGACGGCGGGTCCGGCGACGGTGCGAGCGATGCGGGGGTGCGTGGTGCCTGA
- the corA gene encoding magnesium/cobalt transporter CorA: MPSLSQLRPTLRSAGRRDRRATPASVANRLRVPLSAYVVDCAVYVDGERLPGRWTHDEAIAEVRERGEGFVWIGLHEPDDTQISGVAETYGLHELAVEDAVHAHNRPKLERYDDTLFMVLKTVRYVGHADPTTANEIVETGEVMAFLGRDFVVTVRHGRHSGLREVRRRLEDDPEQLALGPAAVLHAIADHIVDSYIEVCRQIEDDIDAVEAEVFSPRSTMNPEQIYVMKREILDLRRCVMPLVGPMRKLSEGYSALVPHDVRSYFRDVDDHLGGVAEQVAGFNELLTTLVDAVLAKISMRQNNDMRKITAYAGLISVPTMIAGVYGMNFDYMPELHWKYGYPMVLLGIVLICGALYRNFRRNGWL; encoded by the coding sequence ATGCCCTCGCTGTCCCAGCTCCGTCCCACGCTCCGCTCCGCGGGCCGCCGCGACCGGCGCGCGACCCCGGCCAGTGTCGCCAACCGGCTGCGGGTCCCGCTGTCCGCCTACGTCGTCGACTGCGCCGTGTACGTCGACGGCGAGCGCCTGCCGGGCCGGTGGACGCACGACGAGGCGATCGCCGAGGTCCGCGAGCGCGGCGAGGGCTTCGTCTGGATCGGCCTGCACGAGCCCGACGACACCCAGATCTCCGGGGTCGCCGAGACCTACGGCCTGCACGAGCTCGCCGTCGAGGACGCCGTGCACGCGCACAACCGGCCCAAGCTCGAGCGCTACGACGACACGCTGTTCATGGTGCTCAAGACCGTCCGCTACGTCGGACACGCCGACCCGACGACGGCCAACGAGATCGTCGAGACCGGCGAGGTCATGGCGTTCCTCGGGCGGGACTTCGTGGTGACCGTCCGGCACGGCCGGCACTCCGGGCTGCGCGAGGTGCGCCGCCGCCTCGAGGACGACCCGGAGCAGCTGGCGCTGGGGCCGGCGGCCGTGCTGCACGCCATCGCCGACCACATCGTCGACTCCTACATCGAGGTCTGCCGGCAGATCGAGGACGACATCGACGCCGTCGAGGCCGAGGTGTTCTCGCCGCGCTCGACGATGAACCCCGAGCAGATCTACGTCATGAAGCGCGAGATCCTCGACCTGCGCCGCTGCGTGATGCCGCTGGTCGGGCCGATGCGCAAGCTCTCCGAGGGCTACAGCGCGCTGGTCCCGCACGACGTCCGGTCCTACTTCCGCGACGTCGACGACCACCTCGGCGGCGTCGCCGAGCAGGTCGCCGGGTTCAACGAGCTCCTGACGACGCTGGTCGACGCCGTGCTCGCGAAGATCAGCATGCGGCAGAACAACGACATGCGGAAGATCACCGCCTACGCCGGCCTGATCTCGGTGCCGACCATGATCGCCGGGGTGTACGGCATGAACTTCGACTACATGCCGGAGCTGCACTGGAAGTACGGCTACCCGATGGTGCTGCTGGGCATCGTGCTGATCTGCGGGGCCCTGTACCGCAACTTCCGGCGCAACGGCTGGCTGTAG
- a CDS encoding PHP domain-containing protein has product MVRPVIDLHTHSTASDGTDSPAGLVRAAAAAGLDVVALTDHDTTGGWDEAVAALPPGLALVRGAEFSCLSPTGRAGEHRCSVHLLGYLFDPEHHAVVAEQERLRTERVQRLHRMIEAMAADGYPVDVETVFAHLPEGGSAGRPHLARALVAAGVVASVDAAFAELLHNDSPYYVPRADTAVETAVEMISAAGGVAVFAHPLARTRGRVVEPSVLVDLAGRGLAGVEVDHPHHSPQDRALLRELAAEHGLLVTGSSDYHGTNKTTPLAAETTDPGVYERLVAHATGVEVVTG; this is encoded by the coding sequence GTGGTCCGGCCCGTGATCGATCTGCACACCCACTCGACGGCCTCCGACGGCACCGACAGCCCCGCCGGCCTGGTCCGGGCGGCGGCCGCCGCCGGGCTGGACGTCGTCGCGCTCACCGACCACGACACCACCGGCGGGTGGGACGAGGCGGTCGCCGCGCTCCCGCCGGGGCTGGCCCTGGTGCGGGGCGCCGAGTTCTCCTGCCTGAGCCCGACCGGGCGTGCCGGGGAGCACCGTTGCTCGGTGCACCTGCTCGGGTACCTGTTCGACCCGGAGCACCACGCGGTCGTCGCCGAGCAGGAACGCCTGCGCACCGAACGGGTGCAGCGGCTGCACCGCATGATCGAGGCCATGGCCGCGGACGGGTACCCGGTCGACGTCGAGACCGTCTTCGCGCACCTGCCCGAGGGCGGTAGCGCGGGGCGGCCGCACCTGGCGCGGGCGCTGGTCGCCGCCGGCGTGGTCGCGTCGGTGGACGCGGCGTTCGCCGAGCTGCTGCACAACGACAGCCCGTACTACGTGCCGCGGGCCGACACCGCCGTCGAGACCGCCGTCGAGATGATCTCCGCCGCGGGTGGGGTCGCGGTGTTCGCGCACCCGCTGGCCCGCACCCGGGGACGGGTGGTCGAGCCGTCGGTGCTGGTCGACCTGGCCGGCCGCGGGCTCGCCGGCGTCGAGGTGGACCACCCGCACCACAGCCCGCAGGACCGGGCGCTGCTGCGGGAGCTCGCGGCCGAGCACGGCCTGCTCGTCACCGGCTCCAGCGACTACCACGGCACCAACAAGACGACCCCGCTCGCCGCGGAGACCACCGATCCGGGGGTCTACGAGCGGCTCGTCGCGCACGCCACGGGTGTCGAGGTCGTGACCGGCTGA
- a CDS encoding CoA ester lyase, translating into MSTTLRARRSCLAVPGSSQKFIDKARSLNSDQVFLDLEDACAPLAKPDARKTIVAALNEGGWGEKIRVVRVNDWTTEWTYRDVVEVVEGAGSNLDAIMLPKVQTPEQVVALDLLMTQIEKTMGYEVGRIGIEAQIENALGLTNVNAIATASPRVETIIFGPADFMASINMKSLVVGEQPPGYDVGDAYHHILMAILMAARAHDKQAIDGPYLQIKDVDGFTRVAGRAAALGFDGKWVLHPSQIDAANETFSPSQEDFDHAENILDAYEWFTSEAGGKKGAAMLGDEMIDEASRKMALVISGKGRAAGMTRTDRWTPPES; encoded by the coding sequence GTGAGCACCACCCTCCGCGCCCGCCGGTCCTGCCTGGCCGTGCCCGGCTCGAGCCAGAAGTTCATCGACAAGGCACGCTCGCTGAACTCCGACCAGGTGTTCCTGGACCTGGAGGACGCCTGCGCCCCGCTGGCCAAGCCGGACGCCCGCAAGACGATCGTGGCGGCGCTGAACGAGGGCGGCTGGGGCGAGAAGATCCGGGTCGTCCGGGTCAACGACTGGACCACCGAGTGGACCTACCGCGACGTCGTCGAGGTCGTGGAGGGCGCCGGGTCGAACCTGGACGCGATCATGCTGCCGAAGGTGCAGACCCCGGAGCAGGTCGTGGCCCTGGACCTGCTGATGACCCAGATCGAGAAGACCATGGGCTACGAGGTCGGCAGGATCGGCATCGAGGCGCAGATCGAGAACGCGCTCGGCCTCACCAACGTCAACGCGATCGCCACGGCGTCCCCCCGGGTCGAGACGATCATCTTCGGCCCGGCCGACTTCATGGCGTCGATCAACATGAAGTCGCTGGTCGTCGGCGAGCAGCCGCCCGGCTACGACGTCGGCGACGCCTACCACCACATCCTCATGGCGATCCTCATGGCCGCCCGCGCGCACGACAAGCAGGCCATCGACGGCCCGTACCTGCAGATCAAGGACGTCGACGGGTTCACCCGGGTGGCCGGCCGCGCGGCCGCGCTGGGCTTCGACGGCAAGTGGGTCCTGCACCCGAGCCAGATCGATGCCGCGAACGAGACGTTCTCGCCGTCGCAGGAGGACTTCGACCACGCCGAGAACATCCTCGACGCCTACGAGTGGTTCACCTCGGAGGCCGGCGGCAAGAAGGGCGCCGCGATGCTCGGTGACGAGATGATCGACGAGGCCAGCCGCAAGATGGCCCTGGTGATCTCGGGCAAGGGCCGCGCCGCGGGCATGACCCGCACCGACCGGTGGACCCCGCCGGAGTCCTGA